The following coding sequences lie in one Phragmites australis chromosome 8, lpPhrAust1.1, whole genome shotgun sequence genomic window:
- the LOC133926586 gene encoding U-box domain-containing protein 40-like produces MAMRTGQPRWGPPSTVTATSAPPQPAFSSSFTTDPPAEFLCPISGTLMADPVVVPPGQIFERACIQACSALAFSPPAVTADLSSSASSSSPLVLVPNVALRTAILNWCDRLALPHPAPLSLDTAHDIVRRLMPQQEEQPSLQLNRPPQQAATSVRVRRRSTGAEDFVQEPMRTGGSLEEEIMAVLAAEGASPAELAAAMASLRQATRENREVRGQLCTPRLLAALRPMLLSADADVQVNAAAVMVNLSLEPENKVRIVRSGAVSPLVDVLRGGHPEARDHAAGAMYSLAVEDENRAAIGVLGAIPPLLELFASAMVGYRARREAGMALYHVSLSGMNRSKIARAPGAVRTLLAAAEVRDRANEADAAKLRKLAVMILANLAGCPDGRAALMDGGAVAAIVRLMRNGSAAPGSAEEEYCISTLYGMSRGSLRFRGLARAAGVEAALQPVAEGDGRVGRDMARRTLRAMCGEDDEAPVTAAGLLGRQWDDRSVVSEGLVSIRRPPHRSNYAGPSGSNTTQF; encoded by the coding sequence ATGGCCATGCGCACCGGCCAGCCGCGGTGGGGACCGCCGTCCACGGTGACGGCCACTTCCGCCCCTCCCCAACCTGCGTTTTCGTCGTCGTTCACCACCGACCCGCCGGCGGAGTTCCTCTGCCCCATCTCCGGCACGCTGATGGCGGACCCCGTCGTCGTCCCGCCCGGCCAGATCTTCGAGCGCGCCTGCATCCAGGCCTGCTCCGCGCTCGCCTTCTCCCCGCCCGCCGTCACCGCCGACCTATCCTcgtcagcctcctcctcctccccgctcgTCCTCGTCCCCAACGTCGCGCTCCGCACCGCCATCCTCAACTGGTGCGACCGCCTCGCGCTGCCCCACCCCGCCCCGCTCTCCCTCGACACCGCCCACGACATCGTCCGCCGCCTCATGCCGCAGCAGGAGGAGCAGCCGAGTTTGCAGTTGAACCGCCCGCCGCAGCAGGCCGCAACCTCCGTTCGCGTAAGGAGACGAAGCACCGGTGCCGAAGACTTCGTGCAGGAGCCCATGCGGACGGGCggttctctggaggaggagatcaTGGCGGTTCTCGCGGCGGAGGGCGCTAGTCCGGCGGAGCTGGCGGCGGCTATGGCGTCGCTGCGGCAGGCGACTCGGGAGAACAGGGAGGTGAGGGGGCAGCTCTGCACCCCGCGCCTCCTCGCCGCGCTCCGCCCGATGCTGCTGTCCGCGGATGCCGACGTCCAGGTCAACGCGGCGGCGGTGATGGTCAACCTGTCCCTGGAGCCCGAGAACAAGGTCCGGATCGTGCGGTCCGGGGCGGTGTCGCCGCTGGTGGACGTGCTCCGCGGCGGCCACCCGGAGGCGCGCGACCACGCCGCCGGGGCGATGTACAGCCTCGCCGTGGAGGACGAGAACCGCGCGGCCATCGGCGTGCTCGGCGCGATCCCGCCGCTGCTAGAACTGTTCGCGAGCGCCATGGTCGGGTACCGCGCGCGGCGCGAGGCCGGGATGGCGCTGTACCACGTCTCCCTCTCCGGGATGAACCGGTCCAAGATCGCGCGCGCGCCGGGGGCCGTGCGGACGCTGCTCGCCGCGGCGGAGGTGCGGGACCGCGCGAACGAGGCCGATGCCGCCAAGCTGCGGAAGCTGGCCGTGATGATCCTGGCGAACCTGGCCGGCTGCCCGGACGGGCGCGCGGCCCTTATGGACGGCGGCGCGGTGGCCGCAATCGTCAGGCTGATGCGCAATGGCTCCGCCGCGCCGGGGAGCGCGGAGGAGGAGTACTGCATATCAACACTATACGGGATGAGCCGGGGCAGCCTGAGGTTCCGCGGGCTCGCTCGCGCTGCCGGCGTCGAGGCTGCGCTGCAGCCGGTGGCCGAGGGTGACGGCAGGGTGGGGCGGGACATGGCGCGGCGGACGCTCCGGGCCATGTGCGGGGAGGACGACGAGGCGCCGGTTACGGCCGCCGGGCTGCTCGGGCGGCAGTGGGACGACAGGAGCGTCGTGTCGGAGGGGCTCGTGTCCATCCGGCGGCCGCCGCACCGGAGCAACTACGCCGGGCCGTCCGGGTCAAACACCACCCAGTTCTGA